One window of Streptomyces sp. SUK 48 genomic DNA carries:
- a CDS encoding pyridoxal-phosphate dependent enzyme, with protein MLFDTLTAAIGGTPLVRLRLGEARGVEVYAKLELQNLFAMKDRVARNIILEARRLGTLRPDAPVVESSSGTMALGVALVGRSLGHEVHIVTDPRIDPVTLAKLRALGCQVHIVEAMTSHGWQSARLERLAELMAELPGAFWPQQYTNPDNPGAYRELAGELLADLGHIDTVVGAVGSGGSLCGTSRALRESLPALKVVGVDCVGSALFGQPDVPQRLQSGLGNSLLPKNLDRSLIDEVHWLNDHEAFAATRDLAREQQIFAGNTSGSVYRVLGDLAERAEPGSRIVGIMPDRGDRYADTVYSDEHWDTHRLHELPSPGGPSVIPVGETALSWSRQPFRAPGELRRHLVFVESNTTGTGMLALELARAELDTVPVLLTGDPDRYRGLAATGAEVIRCDTNSDAALRAAVQDRFRREEIAGITTTSDFYVPAAARLARWLGLPGNPPEAVTACRDKSALRALLESAGVRQPRYAVVRDASEVAAAVARTGLPCVVKPADDSGSVNVLLCADEATATAHAERVLAVTTNVRGMPTARTVLVEEYLDAPEYSVEMFTWDGRAECVGITEKSVTGTPHFVEHRHLFPAPLPAETAQRITETVTAALDAAGIRLGATHTEVKLTAEGPAVIEINPRPAGGMIPELIRLATGVDLLEQQLRTAVGLAPALKPAHDAHAGIQFLLPDADGVLDAVAGTQEAAAVPDVEAVTVTAAPGTPVRLPRSAGDRIGHVIAGHPTPERVTAALDEARRLVRLSVDTGRA; from the coding sequence ATGCTGTTCGACACGCTGACGGCCGCGATCGGCGGGACGCCGCTGGTCCGGCTGCGCCTCGGCGAGGCACGCGGGGTGGAGGTCTACGCCAAGCTGGAGCTCCAGAACCTCTTCGCGATGAAGGACCGCGTCGCCCGCAACATCATCCTGGAGGCCCGGCGGCTCGGCACGCTGCGGCCGGACGCCCCGGTCGTGGAGAGCTCGTCCGGCACGATGGCCCTCGGTGTCGCCCTGGTGGGCCGTTCGCTGGGCCACGAGGTGCACATCGTCACCGACCCCCGTATCGACCCCGTCACCCTGGCCAAACTGCGCGCCCTCGGCTGCCAGGTGCACATCGTCGAGGCGATGACGAGCCACGGCTGGCAGTCCGCCCGGCTCGAACGGCTCGCGGAGCTGATGGCCGAACTGCCCGGCGCCTTCTGGCCGCAGCAGTACACGAACCCCGACAACCCGGGCGCCTACCGGGAGTTGGCGGGCGAGCTGCTCGCCGACCTGGGGCACATCGACACCGTCGTCGGGGCGGTCGGCAGCGGTGGATCGCTGTGCGGCACCTCCCGCGCCCTGCGGGAGAGCCTGCCCGCCCTGAAGGTGGTGGGCGTCGACTGCGTGGGCAGTGCCCTGTTCGGGCAGCCCGATGTGCCCCAGCGGCTGCAGAGCGGCCTCGGCAACAGCCTGCTGCCGAAGAACCTGGACCGCTCGCTCATCGACGAGGTGCACTGGCTCAACGACCACGAGGCGTTCGCCGCCACCCGGGACCTCGCCCGGGAGCAGCAGATCTTCGCCGGGAACACCTCCGGCTCGGTCTACCGCGTCCTCGGAGATCTGGCCGAGCGCGCCGAACCGGGCTCCCGCATCGTCGGCATCATGCCGGACCGGGGCGACCGGTACGCCGACACCGTCTACAGCGACGAGCACTGGGACACCCACCGGCTGCACGAACTCCCCTCGCCCGGGGGGCCGTCCGTGATCCCGGTCGGCGAGACCGCGCTGAGCTGGTCCCGGCAGCCGTTCCGCGCCCCCGGGGAGCTGCGGCGGCACCTGGTCTTCGTGGAGTCCAACACCACGGGCACCGGCATGCTCGCCCTGGAGCTGGCCCGCGCGGAACTGGACACCGTGCCGGTGCTGCTGACGGGCGACCCCGACCGGTACCGGGGGCTCGCCGCCACCGGCGCCGAGGTGATCCGCTGCGACACCAACTCGGACGCCGCCCTGCGCGCCGCCGTCCAGGACCGCTTCCGCCGCGAGGAGATCGCGGGCATCACCACCACCAGCGACTTCTACGTCCCGGCCGCGGCCCGCCTGGCCCGCTGGCTCGGGCTGCCCGGCAATCCGCCCGAGGCCGTGACCGCGTGCCGCGACAAGTCGGCGCTGCGGGCCCTGCTGGAGAGCGCCGGGGTGCGCCAGCCGCGGTACGCCGTCGTCCGCGACGCGTCCGAGGTGGCCGCCGCCGTGGCCCGCACCGGGCTGCCCTGCGTGGTCAAGCCGGCCGACGACTCCGGTTCCGTGAACGTCCTGCTCTGCGCCGACGAGGCCACGGCCACCGCGCACGCCGAGCGGGTCCTCGCCGTCACCACCAACGTGCGCGGCATGCCGACCGCGCGCACGGTCCTGGTGGAGGAGTACCTGGACGCCCCCGAGTACAGCGTGGAGATGTTCACCTGGGACGGGCGGGCCGAGTGCGTCGGCATCACCGAGAAGTCCGTGACCGGCACCCCGCACTTCGTGGAGCACCGGCACCTCTTCCCGGCCCCGCTGCCGGCCGAGACGGCCCAGCGGATCACCGAGACCGTGACCGCCGCCCTGGACGCGGCCGGAATCCGGCTGGGCGCCACCCACACCGAGGTGAAGCTGACCGCCGAGGGGCCCGCCGTCATCGAGATCAACCCGCGCCCGGCCGGCGGCATGATCCCCGAACTCATCAGGCTGGCCACCGGCGTCGACCTCCTCGAGCAGCAGCTGCGCACCGCCGTCGGGCTCGCGCCCGCGCTCAAGCCCGCCCATGACGCCCACGCGGGCATCCAGTTCCTGCTGCCCGACGCCGACGGGGTCCTCGACGCCGTCGCCGGGACCCAGGAGGCGGCGGCCGTACCGGACGTCGAGGCGGTCACGGTCACCGCCGCGCCCGGCACGCCCGTACGGCTGCCCCGCAGTGCCGGCGACCGGATCGGGCACGTCATCGCCGGCCACCCGACGCCGGAGCGGGTGACGGCGGCGCTGGACGAGGCGCGGCGCCTGGTCCGGCTCAGCGTCGACACCGGCCGCGCCTAG
- a CDS encoding MbtH family protein has protein sequence MSNPFENDNADYLVVRNDELQHALWPATVAVPAGWTRVHGPEPRQSCLDYVERNWTDMRPASLVAALGGNTARD, from the coding sequence ATGAGCAACCCCTTCGAGAACGACAACGCCGACTACCTGGTCGTCCGCAACGACGAGTTGCAGCACGCCCTGTGGCCCGCCACCGTGGCCGTCCCCGCCGGGTGGACGCGGGTGCACGGGCCCGAGCCGCGGCAGAGCTGCCTCGACTACGTGGAGCGGAACTGGACCGACATGCGGCCCGCGTCCCTGGTGGCCGCCCTCGGCGGGAACACGGCCCGTGACTGA
- a CDS encoding condensation domain-containing protein, protein MTDLDRSTTTLADGETGVPDPAGTLCALIADVLGLAAVDPGQSFTGLGGDSIQAIQVVSRARPAGLLVTTREVLRSETVAALAAGARAVGRSGAGAGPARPARRLGPFAPTPIMAWLGELGGPVDTYNQSLVLRTPAGFGAEDAVRVVQALLDTHDILRLRVPGGAGAIGAGADGAGADGAGPLVPPPGSVDARALIEHVEAGAAGDDELPGLVTERIRAARRLLAPAEGIVLRAVCVDRGPARQGRLALVVHHLAVDGVSWRILQDDLRSWWKALAAGREPELAPVPTPFAHWAGLLRADATSGRRMAEAGRWTDTLRPAPEPLGGVCASDRLDAESAVNRHTLTLPPDVTGPLLTLAPGLVNGTVNDVLLTGLALAVLAWRRPGTGDGDGGCVLVDIEGHGREEITEGVDLSRTVGWFTTVYPVRFDLGLPDLADARAGGPTAGAALRQVKEALRAIPDHGIGHGLLRHGNSRTGPGLAALGIPEIGFNYLGRFPMGDTADWAAAPGHDFALDDADEGLAMAHAVEVNAAAHEGPGGLTLSATWTWAGNAYPADRVRALADEWFAMLRALARHTALPGAAGLTPSDVSLTGLSQADLDAFESQLGDVL, encoded by the coding sequence GTGACTGACCTCGACCGCTCCACGACCACCCTCGCCGACGGCGAAACCGGCGTGCCGGACCCCGCCGGGACGCTGTGCGCGCTGATCGCGGACGTGCTCGGGCTGGCCGCCGTCGACCCGGGGCAGAGCTTCACCGGGCTCGGCGGCGACAGCATCCAGGCCATCCAGGTCGTCAGCCGCGCCCGCCCCGCCGGGCTCCTCGTCACCACCCGCGAGGTGCTGCGCAGCGAGACCGTCGCCGCGCTGGCGGCCGGGGCCCGCGCGGTCGGCCGGTCCGGTGCGGGCGCCGGGCCCGCCCGGCCCGCGCGCCGCCTCGGCCCGTTCGCGCCGACCCCGATCATGGCGTGGCTCGGGGAACTGGGCGGTCCCGTCGACACGTACAACCAGTCGCTCGTGCTGCGCACCCCGGCCGGTTTCGGCGCCGAGGACGCGGTGCGGGTCGTCCAGGCCCTGCTGGACACCCACGACATCCTCAGGCTGCGGGTGCCCGGCGGCGCGGGCGCGATCGGCGCGGGCGCGGACGGCGCGGGCGCGGACGGTGCGGGGCCGCTGGTGCCGCCGCCGGGCAGTGTCGACGCCCGGGCGCTGATCGAGCACGTCGAGGCGGGTGCCGCCGGCGACGACGAGCTGCCCGGACTGGTGACGGAGCGCATCCGGGCCGCGCGACGGCTGCTCGCGCCCGCCGAGGGGATCGTGCTGCGCGCCGTGTGCGTCGACCGCGGTCCCGCCCGGCAGGGCCGACTGGCGCTGGTCGTGCACCACTTGGCCGTGGACGGGGTGTCCTGGCGCATCCTCCAGGACGATCTGCGCTCCTGGTGGAAGGCGCTCGCGGCGGGCCGTGAACCGGAACTCGCCCCGGTGCCGACCCCGTTCGCGCACTGGGCCGGACTGCTGCGCGCCGACGCCACCTCGGGCCGCCGGATGGCGGAGGCCGGGCGGTGGACCGACACGCTGCGCCCGGCGCCCGAACCGCTCGGCGGGGTCTGCGCGTCGGACCGGCTCGACGCGGAGAGTGCCGTCAACCGGCACACCCTCACCCTGCCCCCGGACGTCACCGGGCCGCTGCTCACCCTCGCGCCCGGACTGGTCAACGGCACCGTGAACGACGTCCTGCTGACCGGTCTCGCCCTCGCCGTGCTGGCCTGGCGGCGGCCGGGCACCGGGGACGGCGACGGCGGTTGTGTGCTCGTGGACATCGAGGGGCACGGCCGGGAGGAGATCACCGAGGGCGTGGACCTGTCCCGCACCGTCGGCTGGTTCACCACCGTGTACCCGGTCCGCTTCGACCTCGGGCTGCCCGATCTGGCCGACGCCCGCGCCGGCGGGCCCACCGCGGGCGCCGCCCTGCGCCAGGTCAAGGAGGCGCTGCGGGCGATCCCCGACCACGGCATCGGGCACGGCCTGCTGCGTCACGGCAACAGCCGTACCGGCCCGGGGCTCGCCGCCCTCGGCATCCCCGAGATCGGATTCAACTACCTCGGCCGCTTCCCCATGGGCGACACCGCCGACTGGGCCGCCGCCCCCGGACACGACTTCGCCCTCGACGACGCCGACGAGGGCCTCGCCATGGCGCACGCCGTCGAGGTCAACGCGGCCGCGCACGAGGGTCCGGGCGGGCTCACCCTCAGCGCCACCTGGACCTGGGCGGGCAACGCCTACCCGGCCGACCGGGTGCGGGCGCTGGCCGACGAGTGGTTCGCGATGCTGCGGGCCCTCGCCCGGCACACCGCGCTGCCCGGCGCCGCCGGACTGACCCCGTCCGACGTGTCCCTCACCGGCCTCAGTCAGGCCGACCTCGACGCCTTCGAATCCCAGCTCGGAGATGTGCTGTGA
- a CDS encoding non-ribosomal peptide synthetase: protein MIPLSHAQRRLWFLCRDGDPSGLHNIPVALRLRGDLDRAALAAALADVSDRHEALRTVFPDEDGRPRQHVLEPGDAPDPTVTVCPAAEHGERARSAAGRPFDVAADVPLRAHLFTDGADEHHLLLVLHHIAGDGASLDVLVHDLAAAYTARVLGGDADWPELPVQYPDFALWQQEVLGDAADPDSLHARQLDHWTGVLAGLPEEHALPTDRPRPAVASYRGAVVSAEAGAAVHAGLAALARERHATPFMAVQAAFAALLTRLGAGTDLPLGCPVDGRDDEALHDLVGLFVDTVVVRADTSGDPAFTEVLDRVRDAVLDAHAHRDLPFDALVERLNPPRSPGRHPLFQIAVASQRDAHEEPVFPGLRVRTEAVRTDTAKFDLTLEVDERHDPATGAPAGIGLALEYAADLFDAETAQRLLDRLVRLAAAVVEDPAAPVAALDLLTPAEHADLLHGWQGDPAEPHAATVDALFTARAAAHPERTAAVCAGREATYGELDALSDRLADRLARLGVRDGDTVAVLMDRSVELIAATLGVLKAGAAYLPLDAAAPLARSTAITAEAGAAVLITDARTAPDLGVRHILRVDEDCDGDEGGTAPDRGAAHPDGLAYVMYTSGSTGTPKGVAVSHREVAALAVDRRWRGGAHERVLFRSPHAFDASTYELWVPLLNGGLVVIAPPGDLDVPALAALMAEQRVTGTFLTATLFNELADRCPELLGTLAEVMTGGEAASPAAVRRVREHCPGTTVTNAYGPTETTTFAATFAMAPGAPLPDGQVPIGRPLDGSCLHVLDDRLAPVPPGVTGELYIAGTGLAQGYLGRPGLTAERFVACPAGPPGTRMYRTGDLARWNTAGQVEYLGRADRQVKIRGLRIEPGEIENVLAGHPSVGRAAVTVVPTAAGPALAGYAVPAAGAAPDPAELRRHLRSELPDYMVPLTITVLDRFPVTANGKTDLAALPSPAPVAAERPYEAPRDDTERALAALWEQLLGADRVGVHDNFFELGGHSLLATRLLSEIRSGLGAAVTVRRFFAGPTVAELALATAESAAAPEPPIVRRARRGRPA, encoded by the coding sequence GTGATCCCCCTGTCCCACGCCCAGCGCCGCCTGTGGTTCCTGTGCCGCGACGGCGATCCGTCCGGCCTGCACAACATCCCCGTGGCCCTGCGGCTGCGGGGCGACCTCGACCGCGCCGCCCTCGCCGCCGCCCTGGCGGACGTGTCCGACCGGCACGAGGCGCTGCGGACCGTGTTCCCCGACGAGGACGGCCGTCCCCGCCAGCACGTCCTGGAGCCGGGCGACGCACCGGACCCGACCGTCACGGTCTGCCCCGCCGCCGAACACGGGGAGCGGGCCCGCTCGGCCGCCGGCCGGCCCTTCGACGTGGCCGCCGACGTCCCGCTGCGCGCGCACCTGTTCACCGACGGGGCGGACGAGCACCACCTGCTGCTGGTCCTGCACCACATCGCGGGCGACGGCGCCTCGCTCGACGTCCTGGTCCACGACCTGGCCGCCGCCTACACCGCCCGGGTGCTGGGCGGCGACGCCGACTGGCCGGAACTTCCCGTGCAGTACCCGGACTTCGCGCTGTGGCAGCAGGAGGTGCTGGGCGACGCGGCGGACCCGGACTCCCTGCACGCCCGGCAACTCGACCACTGGACCGGCGTATTGGCGGGCCTGCCCGAGGAGCACGCGCTGCCCACCGACCGGCCGCGTCCCGCCGTCGCCTCGTACCGCGGCGCCGTGGTGAGCGCCGAGGCCGGGGCCGCCGTACACGCGGGGCTGGCCGCGCTGGCCCGCGAGCGGCACGCCACGCCGTTCATGGCCGTCCAGGCGGCTTTCGCCGCGCTGCTCACCCGGCTCGGCGCGGGCACCGACCTGCCCCTGGGCTGCCCGGTGGACGGCCGCGACGACGAGGCGCTGCACGATCTCGTCGGCCTGTTCGTGGACACCGTGGTGGTACGGGCCGACACCTCGGGCGACCCCGCCTTCACCGAGGTGCTCGACCGGGTCCGCGACGCCGTGCTCGACGCCCACGCCCACCGCGATCTGCCCTTCGACGCGCTGGTCGAGCGGCTCAACCCGCCGCGCTCGCCCGGCCGTCACCCCCTGTTCCAGATCGCCGTGGCGAGCCAGCGGGACGCGCACGAGGAGCCGGTCTTCCCCGGACTGCGGGTGCGGACGGAGGCCGTGCGCACCGACACCGCGAAGTTCGATCTGACCCTGGAGGTGGACGAGCGCCACGACCCCGCGACCGGCGCGCCCGCCGGGATCGGCCTGGCCCTGGAGTACGCCGCCGACCTCTTCGACGCCGAAACCGCCCAGCGCCTCCTCGACCGCCTGGTCCGCCTCGCCGCCGCCGTCGTCGAGGACCCGGCCGCCCCGGTCGCCGCCCTCGACCTGCTGACCCCCGCCGAGCACGCGGACCTCCTGCACGGCTGGCAGGGCGACCCCGCCGAACCCCACGCCGCAACGGTGGACGCCCTGTTCACCGCGCGGGCCGCCGCCCACCCGGAGCGGACCGCCGCCGTCTGCGCCGGACGCGAGGCCACCTACGGTGAACTCGACGCGCTCTCGGACCGGTTGGCGGACCGGCTCGCCCGGCTGGGTGTGCGGGACGGGGACACCGTCGCGGTGCTGATGGACCGCTCGGTGGAACTGATCGCGGCCACCCTCGGGGTGCTGAAGGCCGGCGCGGCCTACCTTCCGCTGGACGCGGCCGCCCCCCTGGCCCGTTCGACGGCGATCACCGCCGAGGCCGGTGCGGCCGTCCTGATCACCGACGCCCGGACCGCCCCGGATCTCGGCGTGCGGCACATCCTGCGCGTGGACGAGGACTGTGACGGCGACGAGGGCGGTACCGCCCCGGACCGGGGCGCCGCCCACCCCGACGGCCTCGCCTACGTGATGTACACCTCCGGTTCGACGGGGACCCCGAAGGGCGTCGCCGTCTCGCACCGGGAGGTCGCCGCCCTCGCCGTGGACCGCCGTTGGCGCGGCGGTGCCCATGAGCGCGTCCTCTTCCGCTCCCCGCACGCCTTCGACGCCTCCACCTACGAGTTGTGGGTGCCGCTGCTGAACGGCGGTCTCGTCGTCATCGCCCCGCCCGGCGACCTGGACGTCCCCGCCCTCGCCGCCCTCATGGCGGAGCAGCGGGTCACCGGCACGTTCCTGACGGCGACCCTCTTCAACGAGCTCGCCGACCGCTGCCCGGAGCTGCTCGGCACGCTGGCCGAGGTGATGACCGGCGGCGAGGCGGCCTCGCCCGCCGCCGTCCGGCGGGTCCGCGAGCACTGCCCCGGCACCACCGTCACCAACGCGTACGGGCCGACCGAGACGACCACCTTCGCCGCCACCTTCGCCATGGCGCCCGGGGCGCCGCTCCCGGACGGACAGGTGCCCATCGGCCGCCCCCTGGACGGCAGTTGCCTGCACGTCCTGGACGACCGCCTCGCCCCGGTGCCGCCCGGGGTGACCGGTGAGCTGTACATCGCCGGGACGGGCCTCGCCCAGGGCTATCTGGGCCGTCCCGGGCTCACCGCCGAACGGTTCGTCGCCTGCCCGGCGGGGCCGCCCGGCACCCGGATGTACCGCACCGGCGACCTCGCCCGCTGGAACACCGCGGGACAGGTCGAGTACCTGGGGCGGGCCGACCGCCAGGTCAAGATCCGCGGCCTGCGCATCGAGCCGGGCGAGATCGAGAACGTGCTCGCCGGGCATCCGTCCGTCGGCCGGGCCGCCGTGACCGTCGTACCCACCGCGGCCGGACCGGCCCTCGCCGGGTACGCGGTGCCCGCCGCGGGCGCCGCCCCCGACCCGGCCGAGCTGCGCCGCCATCTGCGGTCCGAACTGCCTGACTACATGGTGCCGTTGACCATCACCGTGCTGGACCGCTTCCCCGTCACGGCGAACGGCAAGACCGACCTGGCCGCACTGCCCTCCCCGGCCCCGGTCGCCGCCGAACGGCCCTACGAGGCACCGCGCGACGACACCGAACGGGCGCTCGCCGCCCTGTGGGAGCAGCTGCTGGGCGCCGACCGGGTCGGCGTCCACGACAACTTCTTCGAACTCGGCGGGCACTCCCTGCTCGCCACCCGGCTGCTGTCGGAGATCCGCTCCGGCCTCGGTGCCGCGGTCACCGTCCGCCGTTTCTTCGCCGGACCCACCGTCGCCGAACTCGCCCTGGCCACGGCCGAGTCCGCCGCCGCGCCGGAACCGCCGATCGTGCGCCGCGCCCGCCGCGGCCGTCCCGCCTGA
- a CDS encoding condensation domain-containing protein, giving the protein MSETAAPADPNTSAAPASPAAPAASRVEDVLPLSPLQEGILFHALYDEDERDVYVAQLLLDLAGPLDAERLRAAADAVLHRHANLRAGFLRRASGEPAQVVRRDVRAPWAETDLSGLDAAQQSAAVETLLAEDRARRFDLARPPLLRFTLVRTGPLSHRLLLTYHHILLDGWSWPVLVRELLALHDAGPEGAALPPVTPYASFLRWLGTRDTGAARDAWGRALAGLSGGTRTAPVSAAPSGLLPHRVETVLPEALTERLTGLARAHRITPGTLLQGAWALLLGNRLRSDDVVFGAVVSGRSPELPGVADIVGLCLNTVPVRVRIDPAESLMGLFTRLQDEQASLIEHHHLGLTEIQRTAEAGELFDSCVAFQNYQVDAEGLASLSALSTGELRVTGVDPHDAAHYPLSLTAIPGERLRLQIDHRPDVFDTEDAQALLDRLVRLLTAVADDPDRPAGAVDLLSPAERHRVLVSFNDTVRDEDFAEVTDRVRRQAALRPDAVAVTDDTGRAHTYAELVARADALALRLRAEGAGEGDLVAVLSEPTARVPVALLGILGAGAAYVPLDPEGPVVRTSDLLATGGVSWLLAAPEQRARAEEIAAAVPAVRLLSLDDARDEAEPGSVPVPPPTAGGRDALAYICFTSGSTGRPKGAMVHRRGMNNHLLAKLDDLRLTPADRVVMNAPLTFDISVWQMLAPLITGGRVHLVSRDVARDPAVLFAAVAEHGVTVMETVPSFVRAALDLWDSGTPAPHCRRCAGSSSTARCCRPSCASAGTTATRTRRSSTPTVSPNARTTTPTP; this is encoded by the coding sequence GTGAGCGAAACCGCCGCCCCCGCGGACCCGAACACCTCCGCCGCCCCCGCGAGCCCCGCCGCCCCCGCCGCCTCCCGCGTCGAGGACGTCCTGCCCCTGTCCCCGCTCCAGGAGGGCATCCTCTTCCACGCGCTGTACGACGAGGACGAACGGGACGTCTACGTCGCCCAGTTGCTCCTGGACCTGGCCGGGCCGCTCGACGCCGAGCGGCTGCGGGCCGCCGCCGACGCGGTGCTGCACCGGCACGCCAACCTGCGCGCCGGCTTCCTGCGCCGGGCCTCCGGCGAGCCCGCGCAGGTCGTGCGGCGCGATGTGCGGGCGCCGTGGGCGGAGACGGACCTGAGCGGACTCGACGCGGCACAGCAGTCGGCCGCCGTCGAGACGCTGCTGGCCGAGGACCGGGCCCGGCGCTTCGACCTGGCCCGGCCGCCGCTGCTGCGCTTCACCCTCGTACGCACCGGCCCGCTCAGCCACCGGCTGCTGCTGACGTACCACCACATCCTGCTGGACGGCTGGTCGTGGCCCGTCCTGGTCCGCGAGCTGCTGGCCCTGCACGACGCAGGCCCCGAGGGCGCCGCGCTGCCGCCGGTGACGCCGTACGCGTCGTTCCTGCGCTGGCTCGGCACCCGCGACACCGGGGCGGCCCGGGACGCCTGGGGCCGCGCGCTGGCCGGGCTCTCCGGCGGCACCCGTACCGCCCCGGTCTCCGCGGCCCCCTCCGGGCTGCTGCCGCACCGGGTCGAGACCGTGCTGCCGGAGGCCCTCACCGAGCGGCTCACCGGGCTCGCCCGGGCCCACCGGATCACCCCGGGCACGCTGCTCCAGGGCGCCTGGGCGCTGCTGCTCGGCAACCGGCTGCGCTCGGACGACGTGGTCTTCGGCGCGGTCGTCAGCGGCCGCTCCCCCGAACTGCCCGGCGTCGCCGACATCGTCGGGCTGTGCCTGAACACCGTCCCGGTGCGCGTCCGCATCGACCCCGCCGAGTCCCTGATGGGCCTGTTCACCCGCCTCCAGGACGAGCAGGCGAGCCTGATCGAGCACCATCACCTCGGCCTCACCGAGATCCAACGCACCGCCGAGGCGGGCGAGTTGTTCGACTCGTGTGTCGCGTTCCAGAACTACCAGGTGGACGCCGAGGGGCTCGCCTCGCTGTCCGCGCTGTCCACGGGCGAGCTGCGCGTCACCGGCGTCGACCCGCACGACGCGGCGCACTACCCGCTCTCCCTCACCGCCATCCCCGGCGAGCGGCTGCGCCTCCAGATCGACCACCGGCCGGACGTCTTCGACACCGAGGACGCCCAGGCCCTGCTGGACCGCCTGGTCCGCCTCCTGACGGCCGTCGCCGACGACCCGGACCGCCCGGCCGGCGCCGTCGACCTGCTCTCCCCGGCCGAGCGCCACCGCGTCCTGGTGTCCTTCAACGACACCGTCCGCGACGAGGACTTCGCCGAAGTCACCGACCGGGTACGGCGTCAGGCCGCGCTGCGCCCGGACGCCGTGGCGGTCACCGACGACACCGGCCGGGCGCACACGTACGCCGAACTGGTCGCCCGTGCCGACGCGCTCGCCCTGCGGCTGCGCGCCGAGGGAGCGGGCGAGGGCGATCTGGTCGCGGTGCTCAGCGAGCCGACCGCCCGGGTGCCGGTCGCCCTGCTCGGCATCCTCGGCGCCGGCGCCGCCTATGTGCCGCTCGACCCCGAGGGCCCGGTGGTGCGCACCTCCGACCTGCTGGCCACGGGAGGCGTGAGCTGGCTGCTCGCCGCGCCCGAACAGCGGGCCCGGGCCGAGGAGATCGCCGCGGCGGTCCCCGCCGTACGGCTCCTGTCCCTCGACGACGCCCGCGACGAGGCGGAACCGGGGTCGGTCCCCGTGCCGCCGCCGACCGCCGGTGGCCGCGACGCGCTCGCCTACATCTGCTTCACCTCCGGCTCCACCGGCCGCCCCAAGGGCGCCATGGTGCACCGGCGCGGCATGAACAACCACCTGCTCGCCAAGCTGGACGACCTGCGGCTCACCCCTGCCGACCGGGTGGTGATGAACGCGCCGCTCACCTTCGACATCTCGGTGTGGCAGATGCTCGCGCCGCTGATCACCGGCGGCCGGGTGCACCTGGTCTCCCGCGATGTCGCCCGCGATCCGGCGGTGCTCTTCGCCGCCGTCGCCGAGCACGGCGTCACCGTGATGGAGACCGTGCCCTCCTTCGTCCGCGCCGCCCTCGACCTGTGGGACTCCGGCACCCCGGCCCCGCACTGCCGTCGCTGCGCTGGTTCATCGTCAACGGCGAGGTGCTGCCGCCCGAGCTGTGCGAGCGCTGGTACGACCGCCACCCGGACGCGGCGCTCGTCAACGCCTACGGTCTCACCGAATGCTCGGACGACAACACCCACGCCCTGA
- a CDS encoding non-ribosomal peptide synthetase yields MLPPELCERWYDRHPDAALVNAYGLTECSDDNTHALITRDVQAQLEQGRLPVGRPLRNNRLYILDPSLAPVPPGVPGELFIAGTGVGPGYLNDPRRSSERYVPDPFATEPGARMYRTGDLARLRADGQLDFLGRQDHQVKIRGNRIELGEVETALRAAPGVGDAVVAVDRDGAGQQRLIGYVTGTATPDEIRAALTQTLPNYMVPSLLLALPALPLTTNGKVDRKALPDPASLTRSAGRAPSGPGEQKVCDLFAAVLGLSEAGPDDDFFAHGGHSLLATRLTGRLRTELGAELTIRDLFETPTPAGIAARLASARPAPARPALRARARNGA; encoded by the coding sequence GTGCTGCCGCCCGAGCTGTGCGAGCGCTGGTACGACCGCCACCCGGACGCGGCGCTCGTCAACGCCTACGGTCTCACCGAATGCTCGGACGACAACACCCACGCCCTGATCACCCGCGACGTCCAAGCCCAGCTGGAGCAGGGCAGGTTGCCCGTCGGACGGCCGCTGCGCAACAACCGGCTGTACATCCTGGACCCGTCGCTCGCGCCCGTACCGCCCGGTGTGCCGGGAGAGTTGTTCATCGCCGGCACCGGCGTCGGGCCCGGCTATCTGAACGACCCGCGGCGCAGCAGCGAACGCTACGTCCCCGACCCCTTCGCCACCGAGCCCGGCGCCCGGATGTACCGCACCGGCGACCTGGCCCGGCTGCGCGCCGACGGCCAGTTGGACTTCCTCGGCCGCCAGGACCACCAGGTCAAGATCCGCGGTAACCGCATCGAACTGGGCGAGGTGGAGACGGCGTTGCGTGCCGCGCCCGGCGTCGGCGACGCGGTCGTGGCCGTGGACCGCGACGGCGCGGGACAGCAGCGGCTCATCGGCTACGTCACCGGCACCGCCACCCCCGACGAGATCCGCGCGGCGCTCACCCAGACGCTGCCGAACTACATGGTCCCCTCGCTGCTGCTGGCGCTGCCCGCGCTGCCGCTCACCACGAACGGCAAGGTGGACCGCAAGGCGCTGCCGGACCCGGCGAGCCTCACGCGCTCCGCCGGGCGGGCGCCCTCGGGCCCCGGCGAGCAGAAGGTGTGCGACCTGTTCGCGGCGGTCCTCGGACTGTCCGAGGCGGGCCCGGACGACGACTTCTTCGCCCACGGCGGCCACTCGCTGCTCGCCACCCGGCTGACCGGCCGGCTGCGCACCGAACTCGGCGCCGAACTGACCATCCGCGACCTGTTCGAGACGCCCACCCCGGCGGGCATCGCCGCCCGCCTCGCCTCGGCCCGGCCGGCTCCGGCCCGCCCGGCGCTGCGGGCGCGCGCGAGGAACGGCGCGTGA